In the Leptospira sp. WS4.C2 genome, one interval contains:
- a CDS encoding SDR family NAD(P)-dependent oxidoreductase: protein MKIAIITGGSNGIGKATALELGKRGIGVILTYNSYKDRAEVVVSEIEKNPGVRAVALKLDLTKKETFAKFAEDVKSKLSEIWNRNSFDYLVNNGGIGGPMTFTDLTDDYFEQILNTNYKGPIFLSQKLVSFMEDNGAIVNTSSSSSTKAFVGYSIYGSLKAALSTWSRYLANELAPRRIRVNTVSPGPTHSNFGDGVFDKYPEYIKPLADQTAFGRIGLPEDIGKVIVNLLSDDFGWVTAQDIEVSGGHLL from the coding sequence ATGAAAATAGCAATCATCACTGGTGGAAGTAATGGTATCGGCAAAGCAACTGCATTGGAGCTCGGCAAACGTGGTATAGGTGTGATCCTTACTTACAATTCTTATAAAGATCGAGCAGAAGTTGTCGTGAGTGAAATTGAAAAAAACCCAGGAGTGCGTGCTGTTGCTCTGAAATTGGATCTCACAAAAAAAGAAACCTTTGCAAAGTTTGCCGAAGATGTAAAAAGTAAACTCTCTGAGATTTGGAACCGAAACAGTTTTGACTACTTAGTGAATAACGGTGGTATCGGTGGACCAATGACATTCACAGATTTAACAGATGATTACTTTGAACAAATTCTCAATACCAATTACAAAGGCCCAATATTCTTATCACAGAAACTTGTAAGTTTTATGGAAGATAACGGTGCGATTGTCAATACTTCAAGTTCATCCAGCACCAAAGCATTTGTAGGATATTCAATCTATGGATCTCTTAAAGCCGCATTATCAACATGGAGTCGTTATCTAGCAAATGAGTTAGCTCCTCGCAGAATCCGTGTTAATACGGTATCTCCCGGACCTACACATAGTAATTTTGGAGATGGAGTATTTGACAAATATCCAGAATACATCAAACCTTTGGCCGATCAAACTGCCTTTGGTCGTATCGGATTACCAGAAGACATTGGAAAAGTAATTGTGAATTTACTCTCTGATGATTTCGGATGGGTGACAGCGCAAGATATCGAAGTATCAGGTGGACATTTACTTTAA
- a CDS encoding AraC family transcriptional regulator N-terminal domain-containing protein: protein MKEILNELIGLLGEATTEPTKTGLPRVLIIKGEVPAHQLAAIYEPMIGLVLQGSKTISIGTQVIQLKAPSYFVIPTEMPATGFVKQGTNGRPYMSVGIQLDQNILLDLLRDIPPNSQNLKMGSNEFSACPATSDFLEACLRMLRLLKTPEHIPALAPVYEREILYHVLIGPDGWRLRQLFQTRDKESNIHQAIQWVRHNFIDSFEIEQLANKACMGVTTFHRQFKSITGLSPIQFQKQLRLLEARKLLTFSRYSVTDAALDVGYESVSQFNREYSRFFGASPAKDVKKLKEFVS, encoded by the coding sequence GTGAAAGAAATACTGAATGAGCTCATTGGACTTTTGGGAGAGGCAACAACAGAGCCAACAAAGACAGGATTGCCACGAGTACTCATCATCAAAGGGGAAGTGCCGGCCCACCAACTTGCGGCTATATACGAACCGATGATTGGACTTGTTCTGCAAGGAAGTAAAACCATATCGATCGGCACACAAGTGATTCAACTTAAAGCACCTTCTTACTTTGTGATCCCAACGGAAATGCCGGCTACGGGTTTCGTAAAACAAGGGACAAATGGGCGTCCCTATATGTCTGTTGGAATTCAGTTGGATCAAAACATATTATTAGACTTACTTCGGGATATTCCGCCTAACAGTCAAAATCTGAAAATGGGTTCTAATGAATTTTCTGCCTGTCCAGCAACCTCCGATTTTTTGGAAGCCTGCCTTCGAATGCTTCGGCTTCTCAAAACTCCAGAACACATTCCGGCTCTAGCACCTGTGTATGAAAGGGAAATATTATACCATGTATTGATTGGTCCCGATGGATGGAGGCTCCGACAGCTCTTTCAAACACGTGATAAAGAATCGAACATACACCAGGCAATTCAATGGGTGCGTCATAATTTTATAGATTCATTTGAGATCGAACAATTAGCAAACAAAGCTTGTATGGGTGTTACTACATTTCATAGACAATTCAAATCGATCACTGGTCTGAGTCCTATTCAATTTCAAAAACAGTTAAGACTTTTGGAAGCAAGAAAACTTTTGACATTCAGTCGTTACTCTGTCACCGATGCGGCGTTAGATGTAGGTTATGAAAGTGTATCTCAATTCAATAGAGAATATTCCAGATTTTTTGGAGCCTCTCCTGCAAAGGATGTTAAAAAACTAAAGGAATTCGTATCGTAA
- a CDS encoding MliC family protein, whose protein sequence is MKTYNHLKIISIFIITITTAICLISLYCIPAYENIEVVYQAENGQKITAVYHNPTNDEGIYSVTVKIPNHQPITLNQGIAASGIRYTDDKTLVWWAKGGEAFIMKPDGKGDWDITDKYKEILFNQNH, encoded by the coding sequence TTGAAAACATATAACCACTTGAAAATTATCTCTATTTTTATTATAACTATAACGACAGCTATTTGTCTAATCTCTCTATATTGTATACCTGCTTACGAAAACATAGAGGTAGTTTACCAAGCTGAAAATGGCCAAAAAATTACGGCAGTTTACCATAATCCAACAAATGATGAAGGTATATATTCAGTTACCGTAAAAATTCCCAATCACCAACCGATCACTTTAAATCAAGGTATAGCTGCCTCAGGGATTCGTTATACAGATGACAAAACTTTAGTTTGGTGGGCAAAAGGAGGCGAAGCTTTTATAATGAAACCAGACGGTAAAGGTGATTGGGATATAACTGATAAATATAAAGAAATTTTATTCAATCAGAATCATTGA
- a CDS encoding flagellar motor protein MotB produces MRRRSRFVSKEEEHIEAHDRWLLTYADMITLLLGLFIILYAISKVDANRLTAVAKDIKRGFGLNVSSVGAILEGGSGILEDDTMEPKSQVFRLWERIGFALKTLREKAKLKLGLAETEELKLTFAGSDLASDDILKADPDLKFAFEQLAVLSKGMDIDIVVRVQIPYESQIDKSKFQNSWDYHSHRASLLAEKLVNEYGIPKEQVSVQGYAVFQKAKESDTPEKKAKEERIEILIRKKETLENPK; encoded by the coding sequence ATGAGAAGACGGTCCAGATTTGTATCAAAAGAAGAAGAACATATTGAGGCACATGATCGTTGGTTATTAACGTATGCCGACATGATCACATTGTTACTTGGACTTTTTATTATACTCTATGCCATAAGCAAAGTTGACGCAAATCGCCTAACAGCAGTAGCAAAAGATATCAAACGAGGGTTTGGTTTGAATGTAAGTTCAGTGGGAGCTATTTTGGAAGGTGGTTCGGGAATTTTAGAAGACGATACTATGGAACCGAAGTCACAAGTATTTCGGCTTTGGGAACGGATTGGTTTTGCGTTGAAAACACTTCGAGAGAAGGCGAAGTTAAAGCTCGGCCTTGCGGAAACAGAAGAACTCAAATTGACTTTTGCTGGTTCTGATTTGGCTTCGGATGATATTTTGAAAGCAGATCCAGATCTTAAATTTGCTTTTGAACAATTAGCAGTTCTATCCAAAGGGATGGACATTGACATAGTCGTTCGTGTGCAAATTCCCTATGAATCACAAATTGATAAATCGAAATTTCAAAATTCATGGGACTACCATTCTCACAGAGCATCATTACTTGCTGAAAAATTAGTCAACGAATACGGTATTCCCAAAGAACAAGTTTCTGTCCAAGGTTATGCGGTTTTTCAAAAAGCAAAAGAATCTGACACACCAGAAAAAAAAGCCAAAGAAGAACGAATTGAAATTTTAATACGGAAAAAAGAGACATTAGAAAATCCGAAATAA
- a CDS encoding DUF86 domain-containing protein, translating into MKSDIDYIKHIYIEILFIKGAIAETDEVLFLNDNVLKRAFVRSIEIIGEASNKLSDSFKKKYNEPEWRKFSATRNHLIHGYFIVDYDIVWDLVKNKIPILEIQIKEILQKEITLFD; encoded by the coding sequence TTGAAGTCTGATATTGATTATATTAAACATATCTATATTGAAATTTTGTTTATTAAAGGCGCAATAGCTGAAACTGATGAAGTTTTATTTCTAAATGATAATGTTTTAAAACGAGCATTTGTTCGAAGTATCGAAATCATCGGTGAAGCTTCTAACAAACTTTCCGATTCTTTTAAGAAAAAATATAATGAACCTGAATGGAGAAAATTCTCTGCCACTAGAAACCATTTAATTCATGGTTACTTTATCGTTGATTATGATATTGTTTGGGATCTTGTAAAAAATAAAATTCCTATTCTTGAAATTCAAATTAAAGAAATATTACAAAAAGAAATAACGCTTTTTGATTAA
- a CDS encoding nucleotidyltransferase family protein, which translates to MATVEFLNSNSIQNSLKKYKQELDSLGVETIHLFGSVARNEAKQNSDIDFLVKFKPGMKNFDNYINLTFLLEDLFNVKVDLLTTDSLSGSLKNSVDSESVLIEV; encoded by the coding sequence ATGGCTACGGTTGAATTTCTAAATTCAAACTCTATTCAAAACTCCTTAAAAAAATACAAACAGGAGCTTGATTCCTTAGGCGTTGAAACTATTCACCTTTTTGGATCCGTAGCTAGAAATGAAGCCAAACAAAATAGTGATATCGATTTCCTGGTCAAATTCAAGCCTGGAATGAAAAATTTTGATAATTATATTAATCTAACATTTCTACTCGAAGATCTTTTTAATGTAAAAGTTGATCTACTTACTACTGATTCTCTTTCGGGTTCGCTTAAAAATTCTGTAGATAGTGAGTCTGTATTAATTGAAGTCTGA
- a CDS encoding MIP/aquaporin family protein — protein sequence MPEGANLELIGEFFGTAVLILLGDGVVAGVLLEKSKAKDGGWITITTAWALAVCFGVLVAKALGSPGAHLNPAVTLSVCIQTGDFSNFIPYSLAQIGGGALGATLVYLHYLPHWKETKDSGKILAVFSTEPAIRDTVSNVISEGFGTFLLVLGIHAIFSPLNGGASGIAGTGFVALLVWAIGLSMGGTTGYAINPARDLGPRIAHWILPIPNKGDSNWKYAWLPVLAPLVGAGIAASVIRWWIG from the coding sequence ATGCCAGAGGGGGCAAATTTGGAACTGATTGGTGAATTTTTTGGAACTGCTGTTCTCATTCTTCTAGGTGATGGTGTTGTTGCGGGTGTTTTATTAGAAAAATCGAAGGCAAAGGATGGTGGTTGGATCACAATCACCACAGCTTGGGCCCTCGCCGTTTGTTTTGGCGTTCTAGTGGCAAAGGCTTTAGGAAGTCCCGGAGCCCATTTGAATCCTGCCGTAACCCTCTCTGTTTGTATTCAAACGGGTGATTTTTCCAATTTTATCCCTTACAGCCTGGCACAAATCGGAGGTGGAGCTCTCGGAGCAACTCTTGTGTATTTACACTACCTTCCCCATTGGAAAGAAACAAAAGATTCTGGAAAGATTCTAGCGGTATTCTCTACAGAACCTGCGATCAGAGACACCGTATCCAATGTGATTAGTGAGGGTTTTGGAACCTTTCTACTGGTTTTGGGAATCCATGCCATTTTCTCTCCGCTTAACGGGGGGGCCTCGGGGATTGCAGGAACTGGATTTGTGGCACTCCTTGTTTGGGCCATTGGCCTTTCCATGGGAGGAACTACAGGTTATGCGATAAACCCAGCCCGAGACTTAGGTCCAAGGATCGCGCATTGGATTTTGCCCATCCCCAACAAAGGAGATTCGAATTGGAAATATGCTTGGCTTCCCGTACTGGCTCCGTTAGTCGGTGCTGGAATTGCTGCGTCTGTGATCAGGTGGTGGATAGGGTAA
- a CDS encoding malic enzyme-like NAD(P)-binding protein produces the protein MKNSALEYHSRFPKGKTKVVPTKPTENSYDLSLAYSPGVAYPCLEIEKQPDLVYEYTNRGNLVGIITNGTAILGLGNIGASAGKPVMEGKAVLFKKFAGIDVFDIEISETDPEKFITIVKALEPTFGGINLEDIRAPECFHIEKTLDESMKIPVFHDDQHGTAIISTAALLNSLEITGKKAGDLKVVINGAGAAAISIAGMLTHIGVKHESIYMLDSRGVINHKRTNLHESKLPFVRTTDAETLEDIFPGTDLFIGVSVANVVTEAMVKTMAEKPIMFALSNPDPEIPYPDAKRARPDLIMATGRSDYPNQVNNVLGFPFIFRGALDVRAKVVNMEMKLAAAYALSELTKLPVPTEVNQAYNELEIRFGADYIIPKPLDSRVLYHVAPAVAEAAVKTGVNQVEYPGREAYVKFLKSIMAQQQEPISVLEI, from the coding sequence ATGAAAAATAGCGCGCTTGAGTATCACTCTAGGTTTCCGAAAGGAAAAACCAAAGTAGTTCCGACAAAACCAACGGAGAACAGTTACGACCTTTCCTTGGCCTACTCACCTGGCGTCGCATACCCTTGCCTTGAAATTGAAAAACAACCCGATCTCGTTTATGAGTACACCAACCGAGGGAATTTAGTCGGGATCATCACGAATGGAACTGCTATTTTAGGTCTTGGTAATATTGGAGCTTCCGCTGGAAAACCAGTGATGGAAGGCAAAGCTGTTTTATTTAAAAAATTTGCCGGCATTGATGTGTTTGATATCGAAATCAGTGAGACCGATCCTGAAAAATTTATAACGATCGTAAAGGCGCTCGAACCAACGTTTGGTGGTATCAACTTGGAAGACATCCGTGCCCCAGAATGTTTTCATATTGAAAAAACTTTAGATGAAAGTATGAAGATTCCTGTTTTCCATGATGACCAACATGGAACGGCGATCATCTCCACTGCAGCACTTCTCAACTCTTTGGAGATCACAGGAAAAAAAGCAGGCGATTTAAAAGTGGTGATCAATGGAGCAGGAGCTGCGGCCATTTCCATTGCAGGGATGTTAACCCATATTGGTGTGAAACATGAATCCATTTATATGTTGGATTCTCGTGGTGTCATCAATCACAAACGAACGAATTTACATGAGTCCAAGTTACCTTTTGTTCGCACCACCGATGCAGAAACTCTAGAAGATATTTTTCCTGGAACCGATCTTTTTATTGGAGTGTCTGTTGCCAATGTGGTGACAGAAGCCATGGTAAAGACAATGGCTGAAAAACCCATTATGTTTGCTCTTTCCAATCCTGATCCAGAAATTCCTTATCCTGATGCAAAACGTGCAAGACCTGATCTCATTATGGCAACCGGTCGCAGCGATTATCCGAACCAAGTGAATAATGTACTCGGATTTCCATTTATCTTTCGTGGGGCACTTGATGTTCGTGCGAAAGTAGTGAATATGGAAATGAAGTTAGCGGCGGCTTATGCACTGAGTGAGCTCACAAAACTTCCTGTTCCCACAGAAGTCAACCAAGCATACAATGAATTGGAAATCCGATTTGGTGCTGACTATATCATTCCAAAACCCTTAGATTCACGTGTTCTTTACCATGTTGCACCTGCAGTGGCAGAGGCAGCTGTCAAGACGGGTGTGAATCAAGTAGAGTATCCTGGTCGAGAGGCTTATGTGAAATTTTTGAAATCGATCATGGCCCAACAACAAGAACCAATCAGCGTTTTAGAAATCTAA
- a CDS encoding energy transducer TonB, with the protein MNGTVVTPRRSKRERIHRFIDRYRIETGLAISAFLQAVIILFWFTPHLETDSLDSLVEEVAFIDNVQIQEPSTDSKPTDGDFDLTDKEKEEKKEDPRIAGASDPIVSGATSPVDLSPNVRPEYTSDAKALGVTGTMTLEVIIGNTGEVLRVRSVGKQLGGGLEEEAIKVYRRKRFSPSILEGKAITVKVLVPIRFTLN; encoded by the coding sequence GTGAACGGAACAGTTGTTACGCCAAGAAGATCCAAACGAGAAAGGATCCATCGATTTATCGATCGGTACCGAATCGAAACAGGTCTTGCTATATCCGCATTTTTACAAGCCGTCATCATTCTTTTTTGGTTCACTCCTCATTTGGAAACGGACAGTTTGGATAGTCTCGTGGAAGAAGTGGCATTCATTGACAATGTCCAAATCCAAGAACCATCCACCGATTCCAAACCAACCGATGGAGACTTTGATCTTACCGACAAAGAAAAAGAAGAGAAAAAAGAAGACCCAAGAATTGCTGGTGCTTCCGACCCGATTGTATCTGGTGCTACCTCACCTGTAGACTTATCTCCCAACGTTCGACCTGAATACACATCTGATGCCAAAGCACTCGGTGTGACAGGAACTATGACTTTAGAAGTCATCATCGGAAACACAGGAGAAGTATTACGAGTGAGATCCGTAGGAAAGCAGTTAGGTGGTGGACTCGAAGAAGAAGCCATCAAAGTTTATCGTAGAAAACGTTTTTCTCCTTCCATCTTAGAAGGAAAAGCCATCACGGTAAAAGTTCTTGTCCCCATTCGATTTACATTGAATTAG
- a CDS encoding biopolymer transporter ExbD has translation MLRRKRVAPSVPVSSMADIAFLLLVFFMVTSVLDSDPDLPINLPDVPGGEQLNKKIANLYLTADEKRTVYFNSVKMELNEAMSEIRAKLSTTPDLKVLIHADQDLTYEELDSVFETLREIGALKVSLVTKTTQGGGLKGK, from the coding sequence ATGTTACGAAGAAAGAGAGTCGCACCTTCAGTTCCCGTAAGTTCGATGGCAGACATTGCCTTCTTACTGCTCGTGTTCTTTATGGTAACCTCCGTATTGGATTCGGATCCAGACCTTCCCATCAATCTACCAGATGTTCCTGGTGGAGAGCAGTTAAACAAAAAGATCGCCAATCTTTACTTAACTGCTGATGAAAAAAGAACTGTCTATTTCAACTCAGTCAAAATGGAACTCAACGAAGCTATGAGTGAAATCCGTGCCAAACTTTCTACCACGCCGGACCTGAAAGTATTGATTCATGCGGATCAAGATTTGACTTATGAAGAATTAGATAGCGTATTTGAAACCCTACGAGAGATAGGGGCCTTAAAGGTCTCCCTCGTTACCAAGACCACCCAAGGTGGCGGGTTAAAAGGGAAGTAA
- a CDS encoding biopolymer transporter ExbD, translated as MIKLKKKQELEEISAASMSDIAFLLLVFFMVTAVFFVKEGLNISLPRKQSEPQPFLRKNVYEILVTQDRYKMRNPAFGTKEYTSLQEFRDDLNQMEIPDLKNKLALIVTTGDTKYAKMLDALSAIQLRGFEKISVRKKK; from the coding sequence ATGATTAAGTTAAAGAAAAAACAAGAACTAGAGGAGATATCGGCAGCATCCATGTCGGATATTGCCTTTCTACTCTTGGTATTTTTTATGGTAACTGCAGTATTTTTTGTAAAGGAAGGACTTAACATTTCTCTTCCCCGCAAACAATCTGAACCTCAGCCGTTTTTACGAAAGAATGTGTATGAAATTTTGGTCACACAAGACAGATACAAAATGCGTAACCCGGCTTTCGGAACCAAAGAATACACTAGTTTGCAAGAATTTCGTGATGACCTAAACCAAATGGAAATCCCGGATCTTAAAAACAAACTAGCACTCATTGTTACAACCGGTGATACCAAATATGCAAAGATGTTGGATGCATTATCCGCAATCCAACTACGTGGATTTGAAAAAATCTCAGTGAGAAAGAAGAAATAA
- a CDS encoding MotA/TolQ/ExbB proton channel family protein, protein MKFSCNQTKAKLTLSFVIALITIFTLAGKLEAQTAPAAPTAEAAQTTETPTETPAPVAEAPAEPEQKSEIGLVSLFVTGGWSMWPLLLSSIIAFGVILERIYFFFTAKLVRKGFNQDLQDAIEASGMNGVEEFLKANEGQRITDIIKNGMEVSQNDPEIFASGIEREAGEAMKLLEKGLTVLSAVSTIAPLVGFLGTVSGMINAFDAIANADQVNAKVVAGGIKEALITTAAGLIVAIPAMTFYQYLQGRVGFFTSEVEEAANKIYKEYLKLKAGKKA, encoded by the coding sequence ATGAAATTTTCATGTAACCAGACAAAAGCGAAACTCACTTTGTCTTTTGTGATCGCACTCATCACAATTTTTACTCTTGCAGGAAAACTCGAAGCTCAAACAGCACCTGCTGCCCCAACTGCTGAAGCCGCACAAACAACGGAAACTCCTACTGAAACACCTGCTCCCGTAGCAGAAGCTCCTGCAGAACCAGAACAGAAATCCGAAATCGGACTCGTGAGTTTATTTGTCACTGGTGGATGGTCTATGTGGCCACTATTACTTTCTTCGATCATTGCTTTCGGTGTGATCCTTGAAAGGATCTACTTTTTCTTCACTGCAAAACTTGTCAGAAAAGGATTCAACCAAGATTTACAAGATGCAATTGAAGCATCCGGTATGAATGGTGTGGAAGAATTTTTAAAAGCAAACGAAGGCCAACGGATTACTGATATTATCAAAAATGGTATGGAAGTTTCTCAAAACGATCCAGAAATTTTTGCTTCTGGAATTGAAAGAGAAGCTGGCGAGGCCATGAAACTTCTAGAAAAAGGACTCACTGTTCTTTCTGCTGTTTCCACCATAGCACCGCTCGTTGGATTCCTCGGAACCGTATCTGGTATGATCAACGCCTTTGATGCAATTGCCAATGCTGACCAAGTCAACGCGAAAGTAGTTGCTGGTGGTATTAAAGAAGCACTCATCACAACTGCTGCGGGTCTTATCGTTGCGATTCCTGCGATGACATTCTACCAATACTTACAAGGCCGAGTGGGATTTTTTACTTCTGAAGTAGAAGAAGCTGCGAACAAAATTTACAAAGAATATTTAAAACTCAAAGCCGGAAAAAAAGCGTAA
- a CDS encoding cobalamin-binding protein: MGPERIICLTEEPTEMLYLLGEEKRIVGISVYTERPPKAKEEKTKVSAFISGNLKKITALEPDLVIGFSDIQSQLAKDLIERGLNVLIFNQRSILEILANMQMLGNLVGQAENAKSLIDEWQKSISQWKLEAENQTYKPKVFFQEWDEPIITGIQWVSEAIELAGGEDCFSHLKDRKLAKDRIITAEDVKEANPDIYVGSWCGKAMDWDWVQNKSEWQNTTAIQKNKIFEMDPSIILQPGPALFLEGIPKLKEIFSSF, translated from the coding sequence ATGGGACCAGAAAGAATCATCTGTTTAACAGAAGAACCTACCGAGATGCTGTACCTATTAGGTGAAGAAAAACGCATTGTAGGAATTTCCGTTTATACAGAACGACCACCAAAAGCTAAGGAAGAAAAAACAAAAGTATCTGCCTTTATCAGTGGGAATTTAAAAAAGATTACGGCTCTTGAACCAGATCTAGTCATTGGTTTTTCTGACATCCAATCTCAACTCGCCAAAGACCTCATTGAACGCGGGTTAAATGTTCTGATCTTCAACCAAAGATCCATTCTAGAGATCCTCGCCAATATGCAAATGCTTGGAAACCTCGTCGGCCAGGCCGAAAATGCCAAATCACTTATCGATGAATGGCAGAAAAGTATCTCCCAATGGAAACTCGAAGCAGAAAACCAAACCTACAAACCCAAAGTTTTTTTTCAGGAATGGGACGAACCCATCATCACAGGAATCCAATGGGTCAGCGAAGCCATAGAACTTGCTGGTGGAGAGGACTGCTTTTCCCACTTAAAAGATAGAAAACTGGCCAAAGACCGTATCATCACGGCCGAAGATGTAAAAGAGGCCAATCCAGACATTTACGTGGGTTCTTGGTGTGGGAAAGCCATGGACTGGGACTGGGTGCAAAATAAATCCGAATGGCAAAACACAACTGCCATACAAAAGAACAAAATCTTTGAAATGGACCCAAGCATCATCTTACAACCAGGCCCGGCCCTTTTCCTAGAAGGGATTCCTAAACTGAAAGAGATCTTTTCCTCCTTCTAA
- a CDS encoding TrkA family potassium uptake protein, translating to MQRKKIAVIGIGSFGKLFVQYLFEDGHEVIAIDKDPVIIDSIKDSVTIAVALDATDEHALRSQGIADVDYAVIALADDFETSIICADSLKKCGVKTIYARYQTPLQMKVLELLGIKDLFNPEERAARSMAETLSFSGMRSSFLLSDDYSVVEVTVPKRYINKTIADADLRHKYNINVITIKRPFTNKEAKRASDSKGEKILGIPHGNTILREEDVVVLFGSQTDITKFLEA from the coding sequence ATGCAAAGAAAAAAAATAGCAGTCATTGGAATTGGAAGTTTTGGCAAATTGTTCGTTCAATATTTATTTGAAGATGGGCACGAAGTCATTGCGATTGATAAGGATCCAGTCATCATAGATTCGATTAAAGATTCTGTTACCATTGCTGTTGCTTTGGATGCGACCGACGAACATGCATTAAGATCTCAAGGAATTGCCGATGTGGATTATGCAGTGATTGCCTTAGCAGATGATTTTGAAACATCCATTATCTGTGCGGATAGTTTGAAAAAATGCGGTGTCAAAACCATTTACGCTCGTTACCAAACTCCATTACAAATGAAGGTTTTAGAGCTACTCGGAATCAAAGATCTTTTTAATCCAGAAGAACGTGCCGCAAGAAGTATGGCTGAAACCTTATCTTTTTCGGGAATGCGTTCTAGTTTTTTACTTTCTGATGATTATAGTGTGGTGGAAGTCACAGTTCCCAAACGGTATATCAACAAAACCATTGCGGATGCTGACTTACGCCATAAATACAATATCAATGTAATTACGATCAAACGCCCCTTTACAAATAAAGAAGCAAAAAGAGCCTCCGATTCTAAGGGAGAAAAGATTTTAGGAATCCCACATGGGAACACCATACTACGAGAAGAGGATGTGGTGGTTTTATTTGGATCCCAAACAGATATCACTAAGTTTTTAGAAGCATAA